The sequence GAGCGCGTAGATGCCGCGGATCTCCCTCATGGCCTCAATGCTCCGGCATGTGGTTGCCCAAGAACCACATGAGAACCAACCCCGCGACCAGGCCGAGGAAGGTCCAGTGCTTGACGTGGGAGTGCTTGTGGACCTCCGGGAGGAGGTCGGAGAGCGAGATGTGCAAAAAGGTCCCCGCCGAGAAGGCGATGGCCTTGCCGACCAAGAGCTCGTTGCCGGGGCGGATGATCCCGTAGGCCAGCAGGGCGCCCAGCGGGATCATGCACAGCACCATCAGCTGCGTCAGCAGGATGTTGCGGCGGCGGATCCCGCTGTGCAGCAGGACCGAGGTCAGGGTGAAGGCCTCGGGGCACTTGTGGGCGGTGATCGCCAAGAAGACCGCCAGCCCCAGGCCCGGCACCATCAGGCCGCTGCCCAGGGCGACGCCGTTGGTCAGGGTGTGGATCGCCAGCCCGATGAAGGCTGCGATGCCCAGGTGGTGGATCTCGCAGTCGAAGGCCTCGCAGATGTGGACCGTGATGAACTTCTCGATGAAGTAGAGAAAGAGGAAGCCGGCCAGGACGTAGAGCCCCACCGTCTTGCCCAGGATCTCATAGGCCTCGGGCATCAGATGGAAAAAGGCCGAGCCGAGCATGATGCCCGCGGCGAGGCTGAGGATCACCGGCAGCTTTTCCCGGTGCCAATGCTTGAACAGCGGGATCACCCCGCCCAGGAAGATGGCGACGGCGATGAAG is a genomic window of Deltaproteobacteria bacterium PRO3 containing:
- a CDS encoding ZIP family metal transporter; this translates as MTSFWTNLGLYTGFIAVAIFLGGVIPLFKHWHREKLPVILSLAAGIMLGSAFFHLMPEAYEILGKTVGLYVLAGFLFLYFIEKFITVHICEAFDCEIHHLGIAAFIGLAIHTLTNGVALGSGLMVPGLGLAVFLAITAHKCPEAFTLTSVLLHSGIRRRNILLTQLMVLCMIPLGALLAYGIIRPGNELLVGKAIAFSAGTFLHISLSDLLPEVHKHSHVKHWTFLGLVAGLVLMWFLGNHMPEH